In a single window of the Portunus trituberculatus isolate SZX2019 chromosome 1, ASM1759143v1, whole genome shotgun sequence genome:
- the LOC123509577 gene encoding heterogeneous nuclear ribonucleoprotein A1, A2/B1 homolog isoform X5 — protein MYDADMGDGHSGHSSRGGRGDHSEHSEPEQMRKLFIGGLDYRTTDDSLKAYFEQYGEIVDVVVMKDPKTKRSRGFGFVAFSQAYMVDEAQKNRPHKIDGRSVDTKRAVPRDEIGKPEAGVTVKKLFVGGIKDDVDEDDLRETFSSFGNVVSVSIPTEKESQKKRGFAFVEFEDYDAVDKACSVHKNIQLKGKRVDVKKALSKNEIQMQQRNRMGGMGGMGRGGGNGPWAGNRNDSWGNNQGGGWQGRTDNRGGWGNQGNYGTPNQGGPGGYGNQGGYGNQGPWQGGPPNNQGWNNQTNQGWNPQANNYGGTPNSWGQGPNDFGNNYGQSYGGGPMRNQGYGQTNRSTPYNAGGYNNPGNSGPNSYGGGGGGSGGAVNMNQGPNRRY, from the exons GAGCACTCAGAGCCAGAGCAGATGCGGAAGCTGTTCATTGGTGGGCTGGATTACCGCACCACCGACGACAGCCTCAAGGCATACTTCGAGCAATATGGCGAGATTGTTGACGTTGTTGTGATGAAGGACCCCAAAACAAAGAGATCTCGTGGGTTTGGCTTCGTGGCGTTCTCCCAGGCTTACATGGTGGACGAGGCACAGAAGAACAGGCCACACAAGATTGACGGGCGCTCTGTGGATACGAAACGCGCCGTGCCTCGAGATGAGATTGGCAAACCTGAGGCTGGTGTGACGGTGAAGAAACTCTTTGTTGGTGGCATTAAGGATGATGTCGATGAGGAT GACCTGCGCGAGACCTTCAGTTCCTTTGGCAATGTGGTGTCGGTGAGCATTCCCACGGAGAAGGAGTCACAGAAGAAGAGAGGCTTTGCTTTCGTGGAGTTTGAAGACTATGATGCTGTCGACAAAGCTTGCT CAGTGCACAAGAACATCCAGCTGAAGGGAAAGCGGGTGGACGTGAAGAAGGCCCTCAGTAAGAACGAGATCCAGATGCAGCAGAGGAACAGGATGGGTGGCATGGGGGGGATGGGACGTGGTGGCGGCAACGGACCCTGGGCTGGCAACCGCAACGACAGCTGGGGCAACAACCAGGGCGGCGGATGGCAAGGTAGGACAG ACAACCGCGGCGGGTGGGGCAACCAAGGGAACTACGGAACACCAAACCAGGGCGGCCCAGGTGGGTATGGCAACCAGGGCGGCTATGGCAACCAGGGTCCATGGCAGGGTGGCCCCCCCAACAACCAGGGGTGGAACAACCAGACCAACCAGGGATGGAACCCACAAGCCAACAACTACGGTGGCACTCCCAACAGCTGGGGCCAGGGACCTAATGACTTTGGCAACAACTATGGCCAGAGCTACGGTGGCGGCCCTATGAGGAACCAGGGCTATGGACAGACGAATCGTTCCACCCCATACAACGCTG GTGGCTACAACAACCCTGGCAACAGCGGCCCCAACAGCtacggtggcggcggtggtgggagTGGCGGCGCTGTCAACATGAACCAAGGGCCAAACCGTCGCTATTAG
- the LOC123509577 gene encoding heterogeneous nuclear ribonucleoprotein A1, A2/B1 homolog isoform X4 yields the protein MVKEEYDADMGDGHSGHSSRGGRGDHSEHSEPEQMRKLFIGGLDYRTTDDSLKAYFEQYGEIVDVVVMKDPKTKRSRGFGFVAFSQAYMVDEAQKNRPHKIDGRSVDTKRAVPRDEIGKPEAGVTVKKLFVGGIKDDVDEDDLRETFSSFGNVVSVSIPTEKESQKKRGFAFVEFEDYDAVDKACLHKNIQLKGKRVDVKKALSKNEIQMQQRNRMGGMGGMGRGGGNGPWAGNRNDSWGNNQGGGWQDNRGGWGNQGNYGTPNQGGPGGYGNQGGYGNQGPWQGGPPNNQGWNNQTNQGWNPQANNYGGTPNSWGQGPNDFGNNYGQSYGGGPMRNQGYGQTNRSTPYNAGGYNNPGNSGPNSYGGGGGGSGGAVNMNQGPNRRY from the exons GAGCACTCAGAGCCAGAGCAGATGCGGAAGCTGTTCATTGGTGGGCTGGATTACCGCACCACCGACGACAGCCTCAAGGCATACTTCGAGCAATATGGCGAGATTGTTGACGTTGTTGTGATGAAGGACCCCAAAACAAAGAGATCTCGTGGGTTTGGCTTCGTGGCGTTCTCCCAGGCTTACATGGTGGACGAGGCACAGAAGAACAGGCCACACAAGATTGACGGGCGCTCTGTGGATACGAAACGCGCCGTGCCTCGAGATGAGATTGGCAAACCTGAGGCTGGTGTGACGGTGAAGAAACTCTTTGTTGGTGGCATTAAGGATGATGTCGATGAGGAT GACCTGCGCGAGACCTTCAGTTCCTTTGGCAATGTGGTGTCGGTGAGCATTCCCACGGAGAAGGAGTCACAGAAGAAGAGAGGCTTTGCTTTCGTGGAGTTTGAAGACTATGATGCTGTCGACAAAGCTTGCT TGCACAAGAACATCCAGCTGAAGGGAAAGCGGGTGGACGTGAAGAAGGCCCTCAGTAAGAACGAGATCCAGATGCAGCAGAGGAACAGGATGGGTGGCATGGGGGGGATGGGACGTGGTGGCGGCAACGGACCCTGGGCTGGCAACCGCAACGACAGCTGGGGCAACAACCAGGGCGGCGGATGGCAAG ACAACCGCGGCGGGTGGGGCAACCAAGGGAACTACGGAACACCAAACCAGGGCGGCCCAGGTGGGTATGGCAACCAGGGCGGCTATGGCAACCAGGGTCCATGGCAGGGTGGCCCCCCCAACAACCAGGGGTGGAACAACCAGACCAACCAGGGATGGAACCCACAAGCCAACAACTACGGTGGCACTCCCAACAGCTGGGGCCAGGGACCTAATGACTTTGGCAACAACTATGGCCAGAGCTACGGTGGCGGCCCTATGAGGAACCAGGGCTATGGACAGACGAATCGTTCCACCCCATACAACGCTG GTGGCTACAACAACCCTGGCAACAGCGGCCCCAACAGCtacggtggcggcggtggtgggagTGGCGGCGCTGTCAACATGAACCAAGGGCCAAACCGTCGCTATTAG
- the LOC123509577 gene encoding heterogeneous nuclear ribonucleoprotein A1, A2/B1 homolog isoform X1 gives MVKEEYDADMGDGHSGHSSRGGRGDHSEHSEPEQMRKLFIGGLDYRTTDDSLKAYFEQYGEIVDVVVMKDPKTKRSRGFGFVAFSQAYMVDEAQKNRPHKIDGRSVDTKRAVPRDEIGKPEAGVTVKKLFVGGIKDDVDEDDLRETFSSFGNVVSVSIPTEKESQKKRGFAFVEFEDYDAVDKACSVHKNIQLKGKRVDVKKALSKNEIQMQQRNRMGGMGGMGRGGGNGPWAGNRNDSWGNNQGGGWQGRTDNRGGWGNQGNYGTPNQGGPGGYGNQGGYGNQGPWQGGPPNNQGWNNQTNQGWNPQANNYGGTPNSWGQGPNDFGNNYGQSYGGGPMRNQGYGQTNRSTPYNAGGYNNPGNSGPNSYGGGGGGSGGAVNMNQGPNRRY, from the exons GAGCACTCAGAGCCAGAGCAGATGCGGAAGCTGTTCATTGGTGGGCTGGATTACCGCACCACCGACGACAGCCTCAAGGCATACTTCGAGCAATATGGCGAGATTGTTGACGTTGTTGTGATGAAGGACCCCAAAACAAAGAGATCTCGTGGGTTTGGCTTCGTGGCGTTCTCCCAGGCTTACATGGTGGACGAGGCACAGAAGAACAGGCCACACAAGATTGACGGGCGCTCTGTGGATACGAAACGCGCCGTGCCTCGAGATGAGATTGGCAAACCTGAGGCTGGTGTGACGGTGAAGAAACTCTTTGTTGGTGGCATTAAGGATGATGTCGATGAGGAT GACCTGCGCGAGACCTTCAGTTCCTTTGGCAATGTGGTGTCGGTGAGCATTCCCACGGAGAAGGAGTCACAGAAGAAGAGAGGCTTTGCTTTCGTGGAGTTTGAAGACTATGATGCTGTCGACAAAGCTTGCT CAGTGCACAAGAACATCCAGCTGAAGGGAAAGCGGGTGGACGTGAAGAAGGCCCTCAGTAAGAACGAGATCCAGATGCAGCAGAGGAACAGGATGGGTGGCATGGGGGGGATGGGACGTGGTGGCGGCAACGGACCCTGGGCTGGCAACCGCAACGACAGCTGGGGCAACAACCAGGGCGGCGGATGGCAAGGTAGGACAG ACAACCGCGGCGGGTGGGGCAACCAAGGGAACTACGGAACACCAAACCAGGGCGGCCCAGGTGGGTATGGCAACCAGGGCGGCTATGGCAACCAGGGTCCATGGCAGGGTGGCCCCCCCAACAACCAGGGGTGGAACAACCAGACCAACCAGGGATGGAACCCACAAGCCAACAACTACGGTGGCACTCCCAACAGCTGGGGCCAGGGACCTAATGACTTTGGCAACAACTATGGCCAGAGCTACGGTGGCGGCCCTATGAGGAACCAGGGCTATGGACAGACGAATCGTTCCACCCCATACAACGCTG GTGGCTACAACAACCCTGGCAACAGCGGCCCCAACAGCtacggtggcggcggtggtgggagTGGCGGCGCTGTCAACATGAACCAAGGGCCAAACCGTCGCTATTAG
- the LOC123509577 gene encoding heterogeneous nuclear ribonucleoprotein A1, A2/B1 homolog isoform X3 — translation MVKEEYDADMGDGHSGHSSRGGRGDHSEHSEPEQMRKLFIGGLDYRTTDDSLKAYFEQYGEIVDVVVMKDPKTKRSRGFGFVAFSQAYMVDEAQKNRPHKIDGRSVDTKRAVPRDEIGKPEAGVTVKKLFVGGIKDDVDEDDLRETFSSFGNVVSVSIPTEKESQKKRGFAFVEFEDYDAVDKACSVHKNIQLKGKRVDVKKALSKNEIQMQQRNRMGGMGGMGRGGGNGPWAGNRNDSWGNNQGGGWQDNRGGWGNQGNYGTPNQGGPGGYGNQGGYGNQGPWQGGPPNNQGWNNQTNQGWNPQANNYGGTPNSWGQGPNDFGNNYGQSYGGGPMRNQGYGQTNRSTPYNAGGYNNPGNSGPNSYGGGGGGSGGAVNMNQGPNRRY, via the exons GAGCACTCAGAGCCAGAGCAGATGCGGAAGCTGTTCATTGGTGGGCTGGATTACCGCACCACCGACGACAGCCTCAAGGCATACTTCGAGCAATATGGCGAGATTGTTGACGTTGTTGTGATGAAGGACCCCAAAACAAAGAGATCTCGTGGGTTTGGCTTCGTGGCGTTCTCCCAGGCTTACATGGTGGACGAGGCACAGAAGAACAGGCCACACAAGATTGACGGGCGCTCTGTGGATACGAAACGCGCCGTGCCTCGAGATGAGATTGGCAAACCTGAGGCTGGTGTGACGGTGAAGAAACTCTTTGTTGGTGGCATTAAGGATGATGTCGATGAGGAT GACCTGCGCGAGACCTTCAGTTCCTTTGGCAATGTGGTGTCGGTGAGCATTCCCACGGAGAAGGAGTCACAGAAGAAGAGAGGCTTTGCTTTCGTGGAGTTTGAAGACTATGATGCTGTCGACAAAGCTTGCT CAGTGCACAAGAACATCCAGCTGAAGGGAAAGCGGGTGGACGTGAAGAAGGCCCTCAGTAAGAACGAGATCCAGATGCAGCAGAGGAACAGGATGGGTGGCATGGGGGGGATGGGACGTGGTGGCGGCAACGGACCCTGGGCTGGCAACCGCAACGACAGCTGGGGCAACAACCAGGGCGGCGGATGGCAAG ACAACCGCGGCGGGTGGGGCAACCAAGGGAACTACGGAACACCAAACCAGGGCGGCCCAGGTGGGTATGGCAACCAGGGCGGCTATGGCAACCAGGGTCCATGGCAGGGTGGCCCCCCCAACAACCAGGGGTGGAACAACCAGACCAACCAGGGATGGAACCCACAAGCCAACAACTACGGTGGCACTCCCAACAGCTGGGGCCAGGGACCTAATGACTTTGGCAACAACTATGGCCAGAGCTACGGTGGCGGCCCTATGAGGAACCAGGGCTATGGACAGACGAATCGTTCCACCCCATACAACGCTG GTGGCTACAACAACCCTGGCAACAGCGGCCCCAACAGCtacggtggcggcggtggtgggagTGGCGGCGCTGTCAACATGAACCAAGGGCCAAACCGTCGCTATTAG
- the LOC123509577 gene encoding heterogeneous nuclear ribonucleoprotein A1, A2/B1 homolog isoform X2, with translation MVKEEYDADMGDGHSGHSSRGGRGDHSEHSEPEQMRKLFIGGLDYRTTDDSLKAYFEQYGEIVDVVVMKDPKTKRSRGFGFVAFSQAYMVDEAQKNRPHKIDGRSVDTKRAVPRDEIGKPEAGVTVKKLFVGGIKDDVDEDDLRETFSSFGNVVSVSIPTEKESQKKRGFAFVEFEDYDAVDKACLHKNIQLKGKRVDVKKALSKNEIQMQQRNRMGGMGGMGRGGGNGPWAGNRNDSWGNNQGGGWQGRTDNRGGWGNQGNYGTPNQGGPGGYGNQGGYGNQGPWQGGPPNNQGWNNQTNQGWNPQANNYGGTPNSWGQGPNDFGNNYGQSYGGGPMRNQGYGQTNRSTPYNAGGYNNPGNSGPNSYGGGGGGSGGAVNMNQGPNRRY, from the exons GAGCACTCAGAGCCAGAGCAGATGCGGAAGCTGTTCATTGGTGGGCTGGATTACCGCACCACCGACGACAGCCTCAAGGCATACTTCGAGCAATATGGCGAGATTGTTGACGTTGTTGTGATGAAGGACCCCAAAACAAAGAGATCTCGTGGGTTTGGCTTCGTGGCGTTCTCCCAGGCTTACATGGTGGACGAGGCACAGAAGAACAGGCCACACAAGATTGACGGGCGCTCTGTGGATACGAAACGCGCCGTGCCTCGAGATGAGATTGGCAAACCTGAGGCTGGTGTGACGGTGAAGAAACTCTTTGTTGGTGGCATTAAGGATGATGTCGATGAGGAT GACCTGCGCGAGACCTTCAGTTCCTTTGGCAATGTGGTGTCGGTGAGCATTCCCACGGAGAAGGAGTCACAGAAGAAGAGAGGCTTTGCTTTCGTGGAGTTTGAAGACTATGATGCTGTCGACAAAGCTTGCT TGCACAAGAACATCCAGCTGAAGGGAAAGCGGGTGGACGTGAAGAAGGCCCTCAGTAAGAACGAGATCCAGATGCAGCAGAGGAACAGGATGGGTGGCATGGGGGGGATGGGACGTGGTGGCGGCAACGGACCCTGGGCTGGCAACCGCAACGACAGCTGGGGCAACAACCAGGGCGGCGGATGGCAAGGTAGGACAG ACAACCGCGGCGGGTGGGGCAACCAAGGGAACTACGGAACACCAAACCAGGGCGGCCCAGGTGGGTATGGCAACCAGGGCGGCTATGGCAACCAGGGTCCATGGCAGGGTGGCCCCCCCAACAACCAGGGGTGGAACAACCAGACCAACCAGGGATGGAACCCACAAGCCAACAACTACGGTGGCACTCCCAACAGCTGGGGCCAGGGACCTAATGACTTTGGCAACAACTATGGCCAGAGCTACGGTGGCGGCCCTATGAGGAACCAGGGCTATGGACAGACGAATCGTTCCACCCCATACAACGCTG GTGGCTACAACAACCCTGGCAACAGCGGCCCCAACAGCtacggtggcggcggtggtgggagTGGCGGCGCTGTCAACATGAACCAAGGGCCAAACCGTCGCTATTAG
- the LOC123509577 gene encoding heterogeneous nuclear ribonucleoprotein A1, A2/B1 homolog isoform X6, whose amino-acid sequence MVKEEEHSEPEQMRKLFIGGLDYRTTDDSLKAYFEQYGEIVDVVVMKDPKTKRSRGFGFVAFSQAYMVDEAQKNRPHKIDGRSVDTKRAVPRDEIGKPEAGVTVKKLFVGGIKDDVDEDDLRETFSSFGNVVSVSIPTEKESQKKRGFAFVEFEDYDAVDKACSVHKNIQLKGKRVDVKKALSKNEIQMQQRNRMGGMGGMGRGGGNGPWAGNRNDSWGNNQGGGWQGRTDNRGGWGNQGNYGTPNQGGPGGYGNQGGYGNQGPWQGGPPNNQGWNNQTNQGWNPQANNYGGTPNSWGQGPNDFGNNYGQSYGGGPMRNQGYGQTNRSTPYNAGGYNNPGNSGPNSYGGGGGGSGGAVNMNQGPNRRY is encoded by the exons GAGCACTCAGAGCCAGAGCAGATGCGGAAGCTGTTCATTGGTGGGCTGGATTACCGCACCACCGACGACAGCCTCAAGGCATACTTCGAGCAATATGGCGAGATTGTTGACGTTGTTGTGATGAAGGACCCCAAAACAAAGAGATCTCGTGGGTTTGGCTTCGTGGCGTTCTCCCAGGCTTACATGGTGGACGAGGCACAGAAGAACAGGCCACACAAGATTGACGGGCGCTCTGTGGATACGAAACGCGCCGTGCCTCGAGATGAGATTGGCAAACCTGAGGCTGGTGTGACGGTGAAGAAACTCTTTGTTGGTGGCATTAAGGATGATGTCGATGAGGAT GACCTGCGCGAGACCTTCAGTTCCTTTGGCAATGTGGTGTCGGTGAGCATTCCCACGGAGAAGGAGTCACAGAAGAAGAGAGGCTTTGCTTTCGTGGAGTTTGAAGACTATGATGCTGTCGACAAAGCTTGCT CAGTGCACAAGAACATCCAGCTGAAGGGAAAGCGGGTGGACGTGAAGAAGGCCCTCAGTAAGAACGAGATCCAGATGCAGCAGAGGAACAGGATGGGTGGCATGGGGGGGATGGGACGTGGTGGCGGCAACGGACCCTGGGCTGGCAACCGCAACGACAGCTGGGGCAACAACCAGGGCGGCGGATGGCAAGGTAGGACAG ACAACCGCGGCGGGTGGGGCAACCAAGGGAACTACGGAACACCAAACCAGGGCGGCCCAGGTGGGTATGGCAACCAGGGCGGCTATGGCAACCAGGGTCCATGGCAGGGTGGCCCCCCCAACAACCAGGGGTGGAACAACCAGACCAACCAGGGATGGAACCCACAAGCCAACAACTACGGTGGCACTCCCAACAGCTGGGGCCAGGGACCTAATGACTTTGGCAACAACTATGGCCAGAGCTACGGTGGCGGCCCTATGAGGAACCAGGGCTATGGACAGACGAATCGTTCCACCCCATACAACGCTG GTGGCTACAACAACCCTGGCAACAGCGGCCCCAACAGCtacggtggcggcggtggtgggagTGGCGGCGCTGTCAACATGAACCAAGGGCCAAACCGTCGCTATTAG
- the LOC123509577 gene encoding heterogeneous nuclear ribonucleoprotein 87F-like isoform X7, giving the protein MEHSEPEQMRKLFIGGLDYRTTDDSLKAYFEQYGEIVDVVVMKDPKTKRSRGFGFVAFSQAYMVDEAQKNRPHKIDGRSVDTKRAVPRDEIGKPEAGVTVKKLFVGGIKDDVDEDDLRETFSSFGNVVSVSIPTEKESQKKRGFAFVEFEDYDAVDKACSVHKNIQLKGKRVDVKKALSKNEIQMQQRNRMGGMGGMGRGGGNGPWAGNRNDSWGNNQGGGWQGRTDNRGGWGNQGNYGTPNQGGPGGYGNQGGYGNQGPWQGGPPNNQGWNNQTNQGWNPQANNYGGTPNSWGQGPNDFGNNYGQSYGGGPMRNQGYGQTNRSTPYNAGGYNNPGNSGPNSYGGGGGGSGGAVNMNQGPNRRY; this is encoded by the exons GAGCACTCAGAGCCAGAGCAGATGCGGAAGCTGTTCATTGGTGGGCTGGATTACCGCACCACCGACGACAGCCTCAAGGCATACTTCGAGCAATATGGCGAGATTGTTGACGTTGTTGTGATGAAGGACCCCAAAACAAAGAGATCTCGTGGGTTTGGCTTCGTGGCGTTCTCCCAGGCTTACATGGTGGACGAGGCACAGAAGAACAGGCCACACAAGATTGACGGGCGCTCTGTGGATACGAAACGCGCCGTGCCTCGAGATGAGATTGGCAAACCTGAGGCTGGTGTGACGGTGAAGAAACTCTTTGTTGGTGGCATTAAGGATGATGTCGATGAGGAT GACCTGCGCGAGACCTTCAGTTCCTTTGGCAATGTGGTGTCGGTGAGCATTCCCACGGAGAAGGAGTCACAGAAGAAGAGAGGCTTTGCTTTCGTGGAGTTTGAAGACTATGATGCTGTCGACAAAGCTTGCT CAGTGCACAAGAACATCCAGCTGAAGGGAAAGCGGGTGGACGTGAAGAAGGCCCTCAGTAAGAACGAGATCCAGATGCAGCAGAGGAACAGGATGGGTGGCATGGGGGGGATGGGACGTGGTGGCGGCAACGGACCCTGGGCTGGCAACCGCAACGACAGCTGGGGCAACAACCAGGGCGGCGGATGGCAAGGTAGGACAG ACAACCGCGGCGGGTGGGGCAACCAAGGGAACTACGGAACACCAAACCAGGGCGGCCCAGGTGGGTATGGCAACCAGGGCGGCTATGGCAACCAGGGTCCATGGCAGGGTGGCCCCCCCAACAACCAGGGGTGGAACAACCAGACCAACCAGGGATGGAACCCACAAGCCAACAACTACGGTGGCACTCCCAACAGCTGGGGCCAGGGACCTAATGACTTTGGCAACAACTATGGCCAGAGCTACGGTGGCGGCCCTATGAGGAACCAGGGCTATGGACAGACGAATCGTTCCACCCCATACAACGCTG GTGGCTACAACAACCCTGGCAACAGCGGCCCCAACAGCtacggtggcggcggtggtgggagTGGCGGCGCTGTCAACATGAACCAAGGGCCAAACCGTCGCTATTAG